The nucleotide sequence AAGTTCTAAAATTCAAAGCATAATTTTTTTCAGCACAGTCTATTTTAAAGGGCTTGAGATCTCTAGGGTACACAGAGGGTTAAGGCCATCTGTCAGCCACCCGCTGTTCGCGGAAATTGGCCTCGTCGATGCGGTCCGGCCAGCAGCCATTAATCGCATTACAATGCAGGCAGCAGGTAATAACATCCTGACGTGGCCATGGTCAGCATCAGTATGGTGGGGCCATCATCATCCCCATCACCACCATcatatcatcatcatcgtcaccTGCCAGGCGCTACAACAATGGGCCATTTGCTCACCTGGTACTTAATGGTCTGCCGGTAGATGGGCTCCGCCGCGTGGCGCACTACGCGCGTCTTCTTCTTGTGGCGCAGGCGGTCCCCGTCCTTGATGTAGCACTTCACGTACGTATCCGGCGGAGTCTCGCAGTCCTCGTTGACAATGTTACGGGCGCAGATTAGCTGGAAACGAGGAATAGCATAAGGGGCAATAAAATATGTGTGTTTAATGGACATCTCCCAGGGACCCATAAGCCGAAACTCCTTGCTCATAACAGCCGAAGTCATATTTCGATACATTGTAAGCCAGCGTATAACCAAGGATATAGGCTAGTTTGGGCTATAATTTTTCGGTTGTGTATTGCGATTATGTTATTATaagcttttttttttaatctccTATGACTATGTCATTATTTCTTTACTTAAAAAGTTGTATTGGAGCAACTtcactaaaatatttaagcttCTAGATTTATAATCTAAGGATCTTCTGAACTTAAGATCTTAAAACTAAAGAATGAGCTTATTTCTTGTAGAACTGAAGTCCACTTACCTCCACCTCCACGTTGCCCTTGATCTTAACGAATCCCATCTTGAGCTCCCCGTACCGCGCGGTGGTCAGGCGATAGCCCTTGGGATGGATCTGCGAGGGTCCCAGTTTCAGGCCATAGCTGGACTCCCCACCTGTGGTGGTGGAAGTGTTGACATAGCTCCCGCTGAGGGTCTTGACCACACTCTGCTTCCGCTGCGGACTGTCGGGTCCGGGGCTATCCACACCCAGTCCGAAACCCATTCCACTTCTCTGGTAGACGCTGCCCTTGCGGGTGGGCGTGCCCAAGGGAGGGGTCTCGGTGACCTTGGCCACGTACATGCTGCCCTTCCTCTGCAGCGTGGTCGTGGTGGTGGGACCCTGGACGGCCTGCAGAGCCTGGGATTCGCCCAACTGGAACATGCTGCCCttgcgctgctgctgctgcatcgGATTGGTGGGCAGCAGTTGGCCCTGTCGACTGGGGTCAACCTGGGCCACATTCGAGGTGGAGGCGGCCTGCTTGAGCCGGGAGAGCACCTGCTTGGGACTCTGGGGCGGCAGCTGGCTTCCTGATCCCTTCCAGCGCGGCCTGTAGCGCCTGTCCTCGTCCTCGGAGGGCGGACTGGTGTCCGCATTGCCCACGCCCATGggcagttgctgctgcaagtactgctgctgctgcaactgcaactgctgCAGCTGTTGCaactgctgctgttgctgctgcgacAAGTCCAGAACAGAACTCTTGCGACTATTCGGTCCGCTCGGCAATCCAACGCGACTGGCACCTGTTCAGGTGAAAATCAGAGCTTAGAGCATTCTGTTGGGAGATCTTTAAACGCGTTTGAACTCAACTCAAAGTATCAAGTTTTACTGGCAGTGATGGGAACACTACCAATCACTATAAAGCTACCTATGTAGAGGGTTCAGGCAAACTACCGATAGATCTAAGATCATAACGTTCGCAGTCCTCTATAAGGTATACCATGCAGTTTATTACTGTATTGAATTTCATATGAGCTTATGTTTTATGGATAGGATAGTTTAAAGATTTCTTTTAAAATGCGCATTTCTTCTTGTGAAGCTATCAAATTTAAAGATTACATTAAAGTAgattgtttattattatattaaatatattaaatcatttaaatttcttttataaaatgatgaaattgaattttatagtttctgttaaatattaatttttattagaTCTCGTTTTAGTTATCCTATTTTCTTTCCGTGTTTCCCATCACTGGCTTCCGGGGGCGTAGAATGAAAGGTGTTACAGGACTAGGACTAAGATAAGAAAAAAGGGAAAGCTACACTGAACAAAGCATGCAGCTAAACAACATCTAAATCACAATTGATTTTGAAATTCAGTCGTCTTTTATTGCATATTTCATAATGTTTCTCGTTTATGTCGCAAGGTGAATTTATTAAGATTTCAAGATGCCGGCAATGGATGTGGACACCGCCCTATTGACCATGGGTAAAACCACATAGACTTTGGCTACTGACACTCAAACTTTCCAACGATCTCCACCAGGATATGGGTGTGGTCAGGTGATAATCTTCGTCGTGAGCTTCTTCGTCTACATGTATTCTGTGTCGGAGTCCATGAGCGCTGGCTATCTGGTGATTTTGACGTCCTGCGATTTCGCGACCTCCCGAGGTGAGAAGACCCTATTGGCCAACTCCCTCTTAGGTGGAATGGTGGCCTCCGGATTGTTCATTGGCCTCCTGGCGGATCGGTACGGCAGAAAGTTCATTATCCGGATAGGTTTAATTGGAGGACTGTGCTGTTCGATGATCTCTGCCTTTATGCCGGACCTCTATTCGCTGTCCGTGATGCGGATGATTGTGGGAATCTTGTGAGTGGTTCCTTAAAAACAGTTTCCAGTCTAACCATCCCTCAATACCTCATACAGCCTCTCCGGAGTGGCCTCCCTACAGGTGGGCTTCCTCACGGAGTTCCATGCGCCAAAGTGGCGACCTTTGGCCGTCACCCTTTGCTCCCAATCGCAGAGCGCAGCTCTGATCTACTGCCCACTGATGGGCATGAGCATCCTGCCCCACAACTTCAGTGTGACCCTCAGCAGTAGTTACGAAATGCGGGCCTGGCGATTCCTAATGTTCGTCATCGAGATCCCTGGCTGGATAGCTCTTTTGGGTATCAGTCTGGTGCCGGAGACCCCGTACTTTCTTATGTCCGTCAGGCGTGAGGAGAAGGCCATTGCGGCCCTCCAGTGGATTTGCCGGATGAACAGGAAAAAGTGGGAGGACTTCGACATATCCATAACAGAAGTTCCCAGGGCCACTATCGTTAGGGAGGGTTTCTGGAAGAACTTGTGGGACGAGAGTATACGGCTCTTCCAGCGTCCCTACGTCGGCAAATTTTTTCTCTGTCTTACGCTTATCTTTGGGATATTCTATGTGTGAGTGGTTAAAGTGTACAACACTAATTTTGATCCTATTATAGATCGCTTTCTGGCTTTATCAGTTAAATTATGGTAATCAGATTCCATTAGTTACACAGTATTTTTaactatgcaaaaaaaaagtacaTTTACTTTCATCAAAGATAGAACATGTCTCTAAGTGAAGTTAACCATAAGTTAAGTTAACCTTTACTTAAGATAGCCCTATGTTAAGTAACCCTTTCTGGTAACCATGGCTAAAGGTATTCCTAAGTTTTGGTAACCCAATGTTAAGGCAACCATAAGTTAAGGTAACCATTAGAATAAGTTGAACGGATTTTAAAAGGAGTTATATTTACATCCACTAAACTAATGATCCCAACTACTCGCAGATCCATTGGATTGGGCATCTGGTTTCCGGTTATCCGCAACATGGACAACTCGGGCTACAACAGATTTTGCGATCTCATCAATAATAACCCAACCTTAATGAAACGTGAGCCTGAGATGGTTAACGGGACGGAGGCAGAGCCGCCACCTTGCAACGACGTGATGAGGAACTTCATCGATCCCATTTACTATGGGTTGACCTATATGAGCTGTTTCATTCTGTCCTCCCTGTTGCTGCAGTGCTTGCCTAGGAAGTACGTGATTGCCTTGCACATCCTGATAGCTTTCGTCCTGGGCGTTTCGCTAAATGCTCTTAGGGAGCCCACCTTAGTCCTGATCTTCTTCACTCTCATGATGGTCCTACCCGGTGTTCTCATCCCGTTGGCCACCTCGGCGCTGGTGGACTGCATGCCCACCCATTTGCGAGGCAAGGCAATCTGCATGGTGCGATCCCTGGCGCGTTTTGGAGGCGTCCTGGGCAGCACTACGATTGGAATGCTGATAAGAGTCACCTGCGATGTAACCTTCAACATTTTCAATCTCGTTTTGGCATGTTAGTTGGATCGACATCTCTATGGTTCGGATTTTAAGTGTAACCTATTTATTTGCAGGTTGCGTCGTTTTGGCTGTCTTTCAGCCCAAAGGCCTACAATCATAGTTAAATTACATGTGCGTGttgttataaaaatatataaatttaaggaTTTTACGAGGTAAGGCATGGTCTTTCGTTTCAACTGTTTTAAACTTGCTCTTTTAGGTAACGTAATCGCGACTTCTCCTGGTTGTTAAATGCTAATAAGAACCTATTAAACTCTGGAATATGGGCTCCGTCGTCTAGGCTCAAAAATTTGATCTGATAAATCTTCCAGAACTGATTGAAGGTCCAAGAAGCTGTTCTTTCTTGTGTAGTCGAGATTTATCtacaaataaagaaatttaCCTTAAAAGTACTTTATTTTAACCACTCATTTTTACAGcagatatattttatatttgccTAGCAATCCGTATTTAAGTTTCAATTCTTGATTTTACAAACCTTGAATATTACGAActttttatacatttataCATTATAAGATGGTTAGATCGAGTGCTTACGATGAGTGACATTGATGACGTGTTTGCCGAGTTGGGTAAGTCCTTCGCCATCCGGTAGATGATTTTATGATCTGATCCATGGGTTTTTTCAACCACAGGTTTCGGCAAGATGCAGTTTATTATTCTATTTTGCTGTCTTGTGCTGCAAATTTGGATTACCAACGAGCAGCTGGGCATCGGAGTGGTGCTTGCCGGGGCAAGTTGTGAACTGGAAATCCACGACAAGAGGTTGGCCTGGTTAATGGCGGGAAACTTCACCGCCCAGATGTTGTCCTGTCTTTTATGGGGCCAAATGTCGGATGTTTACGGAAGACGCAAAGTGATTTTGACCACGGCGATCGGCTCAAATGCATTATCCATTCTGTCTGCTTTCATGCCCGAATACTGGGGATTCTTCGTTCTGCGAGTGCTGTCGGGTTTCTTGTGAGTAGTATAGATGATTCTTTTGATCCGAAATGTATTTATCTCGACCTCCTGGATCTGCCAAGTCTCTCGGCCTCCGTGGTTTGTTGCCTGACCTACTTGAGCGAGTTCACAAAGGTTTCCCTGCGACCCAGGGTCTTGACCATCATGAGCTATGCGATTGGTCTGAGCCTCATCTATGTGCCGTGTAAGAATCTATATAATACCCCCTTCAGATGAGCAGATTTCTTCTTCCATCAGCTCTGGCTGGAGCTGTGTTGCCCCTGGAAATCAAGCCCAGTGGCTGGCGTATCCTGCTCCTGTGTAACCAGCTGCCTGGAGTTATCGGAATcatcattttaattttcctgCCCGAGAGTCCTAAGTACTACTTATCAGTTGGCGAGCAGGAGAAGGCCATGAAGGTTATGGAGAGGGTCTGTCGGATGAACAAGGGCAAGAATGTCACTCTGGAAAGCTTGGGTGTGAACTCACTCACACAGCCTCGCCTGCGCCATATGTAAGGTTTCGATTTTGATACAGTTTCGTATCTTAAAGCATTTCCCTTGGGATCAGGTCAAGGCCTTTCGGCCCATGTCACGATATCAAGACTCTTATGACAAAATATGTCAAAATCATGTGTATTTTCATTTACGTCTTCTTTGCCCTGTCTGGACTGTGAGTTAGGCCAAGGCCTTTATTATCTcgattatttaattttattttttagatcCTTCTCTCTGCCCATTTGGATGCTGCGAATCAGAGTTCTCACCAGTCATATTACAGAGCACCTGACGGTTTGTGATCACTTGCAGGGGAAAACTACAAGTCCAAGTCACGGTGTgagtattttttttgtacagGTCAGGCTGTTCTTACTATCTCTTCTTCTTATAGTGCTACCTAAATTATGAGGAAATGGAGGATCCTATTATCCACGGATTCGTCGTTCTGATCCTCTTCATAGTTACCAGTCTCCTGTTGATTTGTCTCAATCGTCGAACAATCATCTTACTCTATGTTGCCATTGCGATTTTGGGATGTGTGACCTTAAACTTTATGAAGCATCCTACCCTGATACTCATAAGTTTTTTCGCCATAATAGATCCACCCACGTGCAGTATTAGGTTGACAAGTTCCCTGCTCATAGATCTCGTACCCACTCATCTTAGGTAATATTAGCTCTATATGATGTACTGCTAGGTAAATATTACTACTTTTCAGGGGTAAGGCCTTTGCCCTTACCACAATGATGGGTCGTTGTGGTGTTCTAATGACCAGCTTGTATGTTGGCTATACATTATCGCACCTCTGCTATGTAACcttcaatatttttattctggTGCTCATAGGTAAGCAATGAATTTCACCAAAAACTATATGTTTCCAAAATACTATCCCAACAGTCTGCGGTATCCTCATGTACTGGTTACCCGCAGAATACAGAAGGGATAGCTTTACAGCGTGAGGCCTGTTGTGTAAATTAAGAAATAGAAGTGAATATGACTTAAATATTCCCCCTGCcttaaaaacttttattatactaatataattttatacaaattttggTGGTGAGTACCCAGCAAAGGGTTTTCCCTATCGGCTCTGCCAATCAGTCAATCAATCATTCAATCAATTGGGCGCACAGCACGATGTACAAATTTGTTGCCCCCAGTGCGTTCAAATCGGAAAAAGGATTATGGCAAAagttcaaatatttttgtgcaccagccaaaaataaaataaacgtCAAATAAACTTGGCGACAGCTGCGTTTATATAGTCTCGagtgtgttttttttgtggtGTGTTTTTGAGCCCAGCGGATATGAAAGTGCGTAAAAGGCAAAACGGAAACGGAAGGCAAGGCAATCGCTAAGCGGCTTAATAATAACTGTCGAGCAAGAAAATCGAATCGAATATAAGGGAAAGAAAAACGAGAAGCAAAACGAGAAAACATATTGGCAAAGACAGCCGACTTTTTGCTGAGCCAGCACAATAATAGGGACATCTTGCCAGCAAGGTTCCCCAGCGAGAATGGAGCTGTCAATTCCCGGATACAGCATATACACAAATGCTATAGGGTACATACATATCCCTAAGTATGTAGAGGACTTTCTCCAGACACAGACGCTGcttattttcatatttaacGGCTTGTTTGTGGCTCTGGGAAATGCGAATTTCGGCTTTGTTCTGTTAGCGCGTTtcattttctgtttttttttgggttctttCTCTGAGTTTTCATATTTCGCATTTCCTTCGCTTTTGAAAAGTTAATTTCAAGGCTGAGCTATTTCGACGGGGCGTTGAAGGGTTTATGAGGGCGGCGAACTGTTGCGAAGCCAACAGGTAATATAGGGGGTCTTCCCCTTTTGAGCTTTGCATTTTAAACACAAATTTGCTGGCTTTTGTTCGCTTGTACAGTTTGGCAActtttccttctttttttcttGGGCTGTGAAAATAGCATCAATAAGCTTAAATAAGACCCAGCCCAGCTGCACAGACGAGACGAGAAGTTTCCAGGTCCCAGATCCCAGGTCCCAGGACACTCCTCCACCGGATTATCGGGGAGTACGTGAGCCTGGATGAGTGTGTAATGAGATTTCGGCTTTTTCGCTTTTTCGCAGCTCGCAAACATGCAAGCGAGGCACCTGTGTATATATAGACGGATACTACGAAGTAATTGTGTATGAAAGTGGGCGCTAATTAAGTGGCATGCATGCAGCTAGCTGGAATCAAGAACTCCAGGTATATGGCGCTAATTAAGGTGGAAAAAGAAGAAACCAAAATGCCAAACGCAACTCAATGTCAATCTCAACTCAAGTTCATTTTGCATTCTTACCAGTGGTGAGTGATGTTTTTTGTTGGTGGTGTTTTATAGTGTGGTACATACTGTAGTCTTGCCTTAATGCATTTTACTTTTTGTTTAAATACTTGCTGCTAAGCTCAATTTGCAGGTATTCCTATTTTTGGTTTCTTGTAtaatttacaaaaattttaagGTTTTTGGTTTTCGGTCTTGCAGATTTCTACCATTTGTGGTTGCTCTGTTGGTGGTGCAGTGTGTAAGGGGCTCTCGAGTGAGCCCTTTTCATTAGATTAAGCAAAAGAATTACGAGTGACTGACAGGTGCTGAGGGCTTTAAATAAGTGGCTTTAGTTAGTGCTTTATGCGTttgtttatttgcttttgATTTAATTAAGTTATGTGTGGCTTGGCTGGGCATTTCATTTAGTGTTTTGTCCAGTTTGTGTAGGGTGTGTCAAAGCTTTGATAATGCGACACCGATATTGTGGCTAATAGTGGGAAAGATATGGAAGAAGTTATTAGAGAAAGACAGTTGTAAATATATGTGTGAGTGTGAGATGCAATGTCAGATATAGTGGGTGTCCACATAGCATATAGCAGCAAGGCACAGTTGGGGTTTTTGTGGGGGATTAAAGGAAATGCAGAGAGAGAAAGACACAGGAATATAGCAGATAGAAAAATAGAAGGTAGCAAGAGATCTCTTGCAGGAAGAGTTTTAGATCTCGGTTTTAAATACCCCAATCCCACCCAGATTTCGATGACATAAAATAATTCCCATGAGCATTTAGCTTATAGCATAACTAAGCTTGACAAAAGAAGCTAAGGTAATtgaaaatttggaaaaaaagtttttaaagtcTCTCTTTAAATGATTTCATTAAGAACATGGCGCCCAAACAGGGACGGTTTTGGACATGAAAAAACAtgtacaaaaattttaaatatcaaaatCATCTAGAATCAGTCACATAATTGTGCTATACGCCAGTGTTCTTCGGCATTATATCATATCACCTTTGATTGCTTCTCCGATTGACCACTTTTGAATGTAATCCCCTCTACTCACGTCTCGATCCCATGCGCTTGTGCTGCTCGGTTCCCAGACTCATGGTGCGCCCCAGCTCGCCGCGGACAGCCTTCAAGGATTTCAAGATCTCATCCGGGTCGCGTCGAGCCACGGACGAACGGCGCCGTCCCACCAAATAAGAGGTGGGCGGCGTGGCCATGGCGTCCTCCTCCAGCCGATTTTTCTCGGCATCCTGGAAGCTTGATCGACGCGAGCCCGGCAATGAGCGCGAGAAGTCCTTGCCCAGCTGGTAGACCTCCACCTCCATGGTTTCCGATTGTGAGGAGCCGCGTCGCGAGCCAGCTATCCAGGCGGTATCCGGATGCAGCAGCGAGGTTCCATCTCCGATGGAGTCTACGTCATCGGAGTTGGAGCGCTGCATGTTGTAGTCGCGACGCAGCAGCCGGGTCACATCGCCACTGGGTGCTCCGGCC is from Drosophila suzukii chromosome 3, CBGP_Dsuzu_IsoJpt1.0, whole genome shotgun sequence and encodes:
- the LOC108012965 gene encoding synaptic vesicle glycoprotein 2B — translated: MPAMDVDTALLTMGYGCGQVIIFVVSFFVYMYSVSESMSAGYLVILTSCDFATSRGEKTLLANSLLGGMVASGLFIGLLADRYGRKFIIRIGLIGGLCCSMISAFMPDLYSLSVMRMIVGIFLSGVASLQVGFLTEFHAPKWRPLAVTLCSQSQSAALIYCPLMGMSILPHNFSVTLSSSYEMRAWRFLMFVIEIPGWIALLGISLVPETPYFLMSVRREEKAIAALQWICRMNRKKWEDFDISITEVPRATIVREGFWKNLWDESIRLFQRPYVGKFFLCLTLIFGIFYVSIGLGIWFPVIRNMDNSGYNRFCDLINNNPTLMKREPEMVNGTEAEPPPCNDVMRNFIDPIYYGLTYMSCFILSSLLLQCLPRKYVIALHILIAFVLGVSLNALREPTLVLIFFTLMMVLPGVLIPLATSALVDCMPTHLRGKAICMVRSLARFGGVLGSTTIGMLIRVTCDVTFNIFNLVLACCVVLAVFQPKGLQS
- the LOC108012966 gene encoding synaptic vesicle 2-related protein isoform X3; translated protein: MSDIDDVFAELGFGKMQFIILFCCLVLQIWITNEQLGIGVVLAGASCELEIHDKRLAWLMAGNFTAQMLSCLLWGQMSDVYGRRKVILTTAIGSNALSILSAFMPEYWGFFVLRVLSGFFLSASVVCCLTYLSEFTKVSLRPRVLTIMSYAIGLSLIYVPSLAGAVLPLEIKPSGWRILLLCNQLPGVIGIIILIFLPESPKYYLSVGEQEKAMKVMERVCRMNKGKNVTLESLGVNSLTQPRLRHISFSLPIWMLRIRVLTSHITEHLTVCDHLQGKTTSPSHGCYLNYEEMEDPIIHGFVVLILFIVTSLLLICLNRRTIILLYVAIAILGCVTLNFMKHPTLILISFFAIIDPPTCSIRLTSSLLIDLVPTHLRGKAFALTTMMGRCGVLMTSLYVGYTLSHLCYVTFNIFILVLIVCGILMYWLPAEYRRDSFTA
- the LOC108012966 gene encoding synaptic vesicle 2-related protein isoform X2; its protein translation is MSDIDDVFAELGFGKMQFIILFCCLVLQIWITNEQLGIGVVLAGASCELEIHDKRLAWLMAGNFTAQMLSCLLWGQMSDVYGRRKVILTTAIGSNALSILSAFMPEYWGFFVLRVLSGFFLSASVVCCLTYLSEFTKVSLRPRVLTIMSYAIGLSLIYVPSLAGAVLPLEIKPSGWRILLLCNQLPGVIGIIILIFLPESPKYYLSVGEQEKAMKVMERVCRMNKGKNVTLESLGVNSLTQPRLRHMSRPFGPCHDIKTLMTKYVKIMCIFIYVFFALSGLSFSLPIWMLRIRVLTSHITEHLTVCDHLQGKTTSPSHGCYLNYEEMEDPIIHGFVVLILFIVTSLLLICLNRRTIILLYVAIAILGYPPTCSIRLTSSLLIDLVPTHLRGKAFALTTMMGRCGVLMTSLYVGYTLSHLCYVTFNIFILVLIVCGILMYWLPAEYRRDSFTA
- the LOC108012966 gene encoding synaptic vesicle 2-related protein isoform X1, with the protein product MSDIDDVFAELGFGKMQFIILFCCLVLQIWITNEQLGIGVVLAGASCELEIHDKRLAWLMAGNFTAQMLSCLLWGQMSDVYGRRKVILTTAIGSNALSILSAFMPEYWGFFVLRVLSGFFLSASVVCCLTYLSEFTKVSLRPRVLTIMSYAIGLSLIYVPSLAGAVLPLEIKPSGWRILLLCNQLPGVIGIIILIFLPESPKYYLSVGEQEKAMKVMERVCRMNKGKNVTLESLGVNSLTQPRLRHMSRPFGPCHDIKTLMTKYVKIMCIFIYVFFALSGLSFSLPIWMLRIRVLTSHITEHLTVCDHLQGKTTSPSHGCYLNYEEMEDPIIHGFVVLILFIVTSLLLICLNRRTIILLYVAIAILGCVTLNFMKHPTLILISFFAIIDPPTCSIRLTSSLLIDLVPTHLRGKAFALTTMMGRCGVLMTSLYVGYTLSHLCYVTFNIFILVLIVCGILMYWLPAEYRRDSFTA